In Eupeodes corollae chromosome 3, idEupCoro1.1, whole genome shotgun sequence, a single genomic region encodes these proteins:
- the LOC129951846 gene encoding uncharacterized protein LOC129951846: MNKNTLVEIPIEDWPKLRDLYAVRKLESNSYSLIQNYINWLNKDPSLKESVKIYSLNGDWSDGTFILDDPNPCYIKPNTLADSQDRLLTALQCFHKKENLIFLGCPVRIQKTIKTYLTSLGIKEESYNFVPTNWNHIEMEKALEFNLDPPQGITLSGVRIEDVDLINYHWPHNFPGSEKFVDRLVRLSQNIGAYDENGNLVAWCLVLPLGGLGLLQVLDSHKRKGLGSLVVKAMAKMNAEKGLETMAPVLDGNIASQTMFERLGFRKIQEIFWFFRPSIE, from the exons atgaataaaaatacccTTGTCGAAATTCCTATCGAAGATTGGCCAAAACTTCGTGATCTCTACGCAGTGAGAAAGTTAGAATCAAATTCTTATAGTTTGATTCAAAATTACATTAATTGGCTTAACAAAGATCCAAGTTTAAAAGAATCAGTGAAAATATATTCCCTAAATGGTGATTGGAGTGATGGAACTTTTATTCTTGAT gacCCCAATCCATGTTATATCAAACCAAATACTCTTGCCGATTCTCAAGACCGTCTTCTTACAGCTCTACAATGTttccacaaaaaagaaaatctcaTATTCTTAGGTTGCCCTGTTCGAattcaaaaaactattaaaacttatttaacaagTTTGGGAATTAAAGAAGAATCATACAATTTCGTCCCAACAAATTGGAATCATATTGAAATGGAAAAAGCTTTGGAATTTAATTTAGA cCCACCTCAAGGAATAACTTTATCAGGCGTACGGATAGAAGACGTTGATCTCATAAATTATCATTGGCCACATAATTTTCCAGGATCAGAAAAATTTGTTGATCGCTTAGTAAGGCTAAGTCAAAATATTGGAGCTTATGATGAAAATGGCAATTTGGTGGCATGGTGTTTGGTTCTGCCATTAGGAGGCTTAGGACTCTTACAAGTTCTTGATAGTCACAAGCGAAAAGGTTTAGGAAGTCTTGTTGTAAAGGCTATGGCTAAAATGAATGCAGAAAAAGGCCTCGAAACTATGGCACCTGTTTTGGACGGAAATATTGCATCGCAAACGATGTTTGAGAGATTAGGCTTTCGAAAAATTCAGgagattttttggttttttagacCCTCAATAGAATAA